The genomic stretch agaccgttagGTCACAAATATTGTAAGGAGTAATGAACTCCGCTACTAACAACCGTCAAATGCAGTCGAGTTCAAATTTTCCGGCTGTCCCctgaccagtataaataaacagacGCAATAACGAGCGACAGAGTTCATCGAACAGAGTCGAAGCATTTTGGCGCATAAACAAGCATCGCAGTGATCTACGAAGTCTCTCTGAGTGTTTAACGGGTATTTATACCGTAACTCAAAATTGTACCAGCGGACTCGCAATTTGTCCGTAATTGATTAttcaattgaaaatatatttaacggATTGCAATAATTTGTCTTCGTTATTTCGCTTCACCAGAACAGACCTATCCTCCacaaataaataagtaatgGTGTGCCGTGTAATGAGGAGGCTGTAGGAGATACGTCGCGATTAGTAGGTTGGAGTATGTAGCGGTTGTATGTAATGCACcgctttaatattttaatatttttatttattttctttattcttttattttattttatttatttataattttgtatttattaagtagttttgttttatttgtcttatttatttattatctattattttaaattatttatttacttatttatttatttatttagtaagttattatttattattttatatttatgcatttatttatttattctttgctggtcatttatttacttatttattcatCTGCCTACGTgactatttattttatttatttttattgatttattttattatttattacttattgttcattatttCGTACATattgttttgttatttatttatattgtgGCGTTTGGGCGCGCATCATCGGGTCTTTAGCAGAATGCAGGCGTTAAACAGACAAGTGAATCGTAGATAGCACAATATTACTGTATTTATACTATCATATGATCGGCTTATTTGTTGACGACCTGGCGAGTTTATGGACAACGATTGGATACTTTCGGACGGTATATGGGCAGGATGTTGACGACTTGACGATGTCTATGGACTattcaattatatataatatggaCAAGGTGAATAAAGTTAATGAAGCTACGGCGCAGGGGGTGTCGGATTCCCCAGGCCCCGTCGGGAACACGACTGACTTACCAGGTTCGACCCGACGGTCATCAAGTTACTGGAAGAACGGCTGGGGGGAGGTGGAACCCCAGGCACCCCCTTGTGCGGTAAAAGCTACTGgggagaaggagaaggagaagggCAAGTTGAAGAAGGCGATAGTGGGAGGAGAGAAATCGAGGATGGTTTCTGATGTAAAACTGAATGAGAGTGAATCTCGGTTATTCCGAGGAAAGAGTGGGGGGGGGGAGGAAAGTGAGGATTTCTGCCCCTTTAAACCGAGAAGGAGACTTCAGAGGAGTCTTACGAGTAATGAAAGGACGGAGGCAGGAATGGTCGAAGAATCGGAGGATTCCTTTGGAATTAGAGGGAGCGACCACAGTACGTCGGTACACGGAGAGGAACGTCAGCGCGAAATCTGCGAGATCGGCTATGGCTAGTGAAGCCGAAGATAGTGCAAGAGACGATACGCAGACGAGCGACGTTGATGACGAGGACGTTTTGATTTCCAGGGCTGAGTTGAAAGGGCTCACGCAGGCCCTGGCAGGAGCGGTTAAAATGTTCAACGTGGTGATGAAGAAATAGAAGTTGGACAAAAATAAGGATGAGGGGATAAGGGAGATTTTTAATGGAAAACATGCGGCTAGCGAGACCCTGATAAGAAATGTAGGGATTGTAGAGGTCAGGAATTGTGACGTGTTTTGTGTCAGTGGTTATTGTTCCCCTAATAAGAGTAAGGACCAGTTCAACGATTATTTGAAGGAACTGGAAGGGGTCATAAAggaggagagaaaaagagcaTCGGCGATTATGGTTGCCGGTGACTTTAATGCGAAATCCTCGGTGCGGGGGGGGGCGGCTCTAAGAGGGAACGTAGGGGAACATGCCTGCTGGACGTTACAACGAGGAACGAGCTTATACCTATTAGGACGACGGGAAACTACTCCTTCCTGAGAAATGAAGGGACTAGTTTCCCGGATATACTTGGTGTTAATAGATGAATGAGGCTAAGTTGGAGGGGGGTAGGGTCCTAGATTAGTACTCAGCCTCTGACCATTTTTATATTGAGCATAAGTTTAGGGATAATATTAAGCGGGTGGAGGGTGGTGCCCTTAAATACTCGACAAAAGAGATGAATGTAGAGagttttttaaacaaatttgaCGGAGTCTATGACGAAAGTGGTTTTAAATTTGACGAGGCGGCATGCGGCAAACGACTGCAGAAGTGTCTGGAGCATACGTGTGCCGTGGACTTGAAGAGGAGATACCCGGCGAGTGCGAAGAGGTACGCCAACTATTGGTGGAGCGATGAGCTCGCTACGTTAAGGTGCGAAACTCTAAGAGCTAGAAGAAGACCCCAGCGAGCGGTGGCGGCCCGCAAGGATGATGCCGAGGTCCTGATGGCCGAATTCAAGGATGCTAAGAGGCGACTGAAAAGGACGATTAGGGCGTAGCAAGGAGGAGAGTTGGTAGATGTTCTGCGCTACCTTAGATCAGGATCCATGGGGCAGGCCGTATCGTGTAGTAAGGAAGAAAATGATGCGGTCGACGCCAATGGAGCCCCTTGGAAGAGATAGAGTGGAGGGAATCCTGGATGACCTCCTTGTCACCAGGCAGGAACTGCGACTGCCTACACAGGAAGGGACATCGATCCTACCTGGCGAAGAAGGAGGGCTAATCATCGAGGAAGTAGACCTGAGGATGGCCGTTGGGAAATGCGATCCCAGGAAGGCGGCTGGAGTGGATGGGATTCCTAGCACTGTAGTAAGGTTATTGGCGGAGCAAAGACCTAGCGTTCTCCTGACAGTGCTCAACGGAATAAATACCTATGGAAAAATACCGGCGGTGTGGAAAGAGGCTAGGGTGGTACTAATACCCAAGCCTGGCAAAGATGGCCGATTAGCATACTGCCGGCGTTGAGCAAGGTGTGGGAGCACACGCTGAAAATGCTCATCGACTCATCAACTGGTCCATAGGGACCAGTATGGCTTCAGGAGAAGGAGGGGGACTCTTGGGTTCGAAGGAGACGGCTATCGGGACGGCTACAGGAGTTGTTAGCGGACTATCTGGCTGAGAGGTGAATACTGGTACACTGTCGTGACGGTGTCGTAAGGAGGAACGTCTACGCGGTGGTTCCGCAGGTGTCGGTCTTAGGGCCGTTACTGTGGAATCTCGTGTATGACGGGGTGCTGGATGCGCTGGACCGGGAGAAGGATACCGAAGCAGTAGCGTTCGCCGACGGTCTGGCGGTTCTACTCAAGGTCAGAGGGTCCCACGGCATCAATGAGAAGATAAAGGCGGTCATAGCCTTGGCCACCAGGTGGTGCCGCGAGGCTGGATTGCACCTGGCCAGGGAGAAGACGGAGGTTATTCTCTTAACAAGGACGAGAATACCGACGATTTTTAACTTTGACGTGGGGGATGAGGGGGGGGGGAGTTTTCCACTAGCCGTGTTGTGTACCTAGGGGTACCTAGGGGTAGTGCTAGGGGACTCCTCCCCACCTCGTAGCAGTTTGTGATAAAGCGGAACGGTTCTTGGACGCCATACGGAGCATACTCCCAAACGTCGGCGGGCCCAAGGATTTAGTCAGGAGACTGTATTGTGGCGTCTGGGAGTCCGTGGTTCTATATGGCGTACCAATATGGGCCTCCTCCCTgggaaaagaaacaaataggACGATCATGAGAAGGGCGCAAAGGGCGGCGTTGATCCGTACGTCGACCGCTTACCGGACGTTGTCACATGGAGCTCTGTGTATGCTTACCGGTAGCATGCCGATTTACATCAAGGTATGGTTGCGGTGGAAGCAGTATGGAGTGAAGAGGCAGATCAACGAGAGACCTGAAGAAATGGCACATGTTGGGCAAGAAGAAATGAAGGATTTAGAGACGGAGGCAGAGGACAGGTGGAGATTGGAGTGGGCGTTCCACAACCCCTACAATTGGACTAGGAGACTGCTAGAAGATCCGCTGATCTACAGAAGAAAGGGGAAGCTCAACTATTATATGATGCAGATCCTTACGGGACACGGTATCTTTAACTGGTACCGTCATGGGGTCGGTAAAGAATCGCACAGCAGTTGTTGGGATTGTGGTGCGGTGCTGGATGACGCCGAGCATGTGCTCTTTTGGTGCCCTAGATGGACGGTGGAGAGAACGGAGTTGGAGGTCGAGATCGGTGAAGATTTGATATTGGAGAATCGGGTCGTTGAGAAGATGGCCGCGGAGGAACGGTTGTGGAATAGGTTTTATGAATTCTGCACAAAGGCGATGAAATGTCGGCTTTCTATAGAAAGGGGGATGGAGGTCACAAGAAGAAGGGAAggaaggaggagaagaaggaCCAGAGTCGAGGAGAGAAGATAGATAAAGATTGTGTACGTTGTGTAGAGGCCAACTCGAAGTAATGTTGTATGACTGTATCGGGTTGGTACCTCGAGTACCGTAGCAGAGGGAGAATGAGGAGGGGTTTTTAGTGGGTATGGCGATGTCATCTGGCCGAGCCCCACATAACGTGGTGACGTGGGTCACTGGGTATGCGTAATAACATTTTCCCCTCCTCGCGcgcgcaaaaaaaaaaaagaaaaaaaaagattctGGTGTACCTGACAGGTGGTTTGCactatttatattaaattgatAATGAGATAGTGTTTACTAAGGTATAGGTTTACCGGAGGTGTATGGATAATTACTCACTTACTGTTACCAATTGCTTCAACCCgcttattaaaatatcttcgACCGTATCATTTGTCAAAACTGTTATTACAATGTAGATGAAATGCCAAAAGCAAGAAGGAATCATAGACGTAGAGGCTATAATCCAGAATGATCGAGTTCTGTATACGACTGTTAAACCCGACATTTTGTTATCGAACTCACgataagaataaatataatgaCCGAGCCCTTCTCGCTGGGGCATTCGATTGTTGCATATTCACTACCGTAATTTCCAGGTCGCAATATACATTGACAAATTTTGAACATATGttaagataataaaatgaGCCGCGATACTTTAACAATTTATGATTTTACAACCCACGGGAAAATAACATACTCAATATTCTGATTTGTGGCTcaacaaaaataaagaaacaaatttataCGTCCTTTGTACTGCATATCTCGTTGAACATGTGGAAAATCGCTAATAGCACATAGATTATGAAGATACATTTTGCTTGTTATGATATAGTAATCCTAGTTTTTCAGCACTGTATCATATTTGAATTTAGGCTTGAAGAACGCTTCTACTTTACTAGTGTTGCTGTTTTTAAGATCTGTTTCTCGTAGTAGGTCTATagaattgtattatatattcaaCATTACttcatgaatatattatgaaaattatgtaagaaaatttaaataaaaggcAAATTTGAGATAACAAACTGATAGAgcatgttatataaaatatgttgtAAAACGAATAAACTGACTTCACTTCACTTTTCATTCACTTTTTATAACACTTCATGCtttgtttttttttgtaaaatgttttggCGTGctcatttttgtattatttttatgcaaaattaTGTTATTCCGCCAGAACTTTATAATCTCAAGTTAACTTACTGTTTGAAATTCACTTCCTTCTGCGAAAACATTTTTCACTAAATTTACCCGGATATTTCCTGTATCCAATACTCAGATCCGATGATTATGCGGAGCATTTCAAGGCTTGAATTTCGAACACCTCTATTAGGCGTCAAGTAGGCCAAGGTGAAGAAATTGACCTTCGTATTTGATAATAGAGTTCATTACGCAGATCCAATAGAGTAACGGTCCAAAGTGTTACAGAATGATTCAAAGTATTACAAGAGACTGCGTCAAAACATTTTAACAGACTGCTTCGAGCGCTTATTTTGGAGGGTTTTTATACTGTGGTTTCTAAGCGGTGGACTTCTTGAGCGTGTGACACTATCGTGGGGTTTTAGTCGAtaagtccgacactaccccgACAGTGTCCATGAAGATCTCCCCGTGAAAAAAAATCCAAAGcttgaatatttttagaaaaataataatttcactgATCTTAGTatcaatttcaataatttcagtaaaaataaatataattttcagtATTACTAACAATTCTATTCGCAGATAAAATTAACATGTTCTTCTGAAAGTTGCACTTTATTTTATCCTCTTCTTACCacattttgaaatacaaatttttaaatttaacttCAATCCAACAATGAATGTCATCATCCAGGTTGATACATGTTTTCGTTTCGCATATACATCAAAAGAAGTACCTTATCTTAAGTTGAGATCACAGTAAGCATTTTCAGTCTATTCTCTTGTATTAGTGGTAGAAAGAAGCAATCGAAGAGGTAGTATGCatcaaaatataatacaatatgcTCAAATATAGTACAATATACTGCAAGAGCGATATCGGAAattgtcttttttttatttaattctttatattCACAATTTGTCAAGATTGGACATtaggtagaattttttagctgtttgattatcatgtggatggctaccaccagcgggataccatcttcgtgtttgttaggctgtgtcctttgtgaggtCTTCTGGGTGTTTCCTCTTCACTCTTCTATCCATGTTTGAGGTGTTGATCGTTTCCGCAGCTAACCGGTTTGGGTGTgttcctattctttctttgtattttcctGCGTATCTGCTAATTTCCTCTTTGATCGTTGATATACCCAGGTCCTTCCGTATATCcccgtttctaacgtaccatggggcgtttactattgttataagaattttagcttgtactgt from Bombus huntii isolate Logan2020A chromosome 8, iyBomHunt1.1, whole genome shotgun sequence encodes the following:
- the LOC126868405 gene encoding uncharacterized protein LOC126868405; the protein is MASGEGGGLLGSKETAIGTATGVVSVLGPLLWNLVYDGVLDALDREKDTEAVAFADGLAVLLKVRGSHGINEKIKAVIALATRWCREAGLHLAREKTEGTPPHLVAVCDKAERFLDAIRSILPNVGGPKDLVRRLYCGVWESVVLYGVPIWASSLGKETNRTIMRRAQRAALIRTSTAYRTLSHGALCMLTGSMPIYIKVWLRWKQYGVKRQINERPEEMAHVGQEEMKDLETEAEDRWRLEWAFHNPYNWTRRLLEDPLIYRRKGKLNYYMMQILTGHGIFNWYRHGVGKESHSSCWDCGAVLDDAEHVLFWCPRWTVERTELEVEIGEDLILENRVVEKMAAEERLWNRFYEFCTKAMKCRLSIERGMEVTRRREGRRRRRTRVEERR